GCAAAACCAAAGTCATCTGGGACGCCGGCGACGGCAAAGTCACGATTGAATCCAAAGACGACATCACCGCCGGAGACGGCGCCAAGCACGATATGCTCGAAGGCAAAGCCATCACCGCCAACCAGACCACTTCAAACGTTTTTGCCCTTCTCAAAGCCAAAGGTCTGGCCACCCATTTCATTGAACGCACCGCCGACCGCGCCTTCAAAGCCCGCTCAGCTAAGATGATCCCGCTCGAGCTCGTCGCCCGCCGCATCGCCACCGGTTCGTATCTCAAGCGCCGGCCGGACGTAAAGGAAGGCACCATTTTCGGCGATCTCGTGGTGGAATTCTTTGAAAAAGACGACCCCAACCACGATCCTCTGGTGATTTTCGACTTCGTCACCGGGCGCTTGTTGCGTTATACCGCCAGCAAGCCCCTGGGCGAAGGCTTTATGAACGAACAGCCCCTGGCCGAAACCATATTTAAAGACCTCGACGCCCCCCAAATCCTTACCCTGGTGGAGCTCACCAAGCAGGCTTTTGAAGTTCTCGAAGCCGCCTGGGCCGAGCAGGAGGTAACCCTCGTGGACCTCAAAATAGAGGCCGGCCGCGACGCCGAAACCGACGAATTATTCATCGCCGACGTGGTCGATAACGACTCCTGGCGCATCTGGCCCGGCGGCGACAAGTCCCAAATGAAAGACAAGCAAGTTTACCGCAACCTCGCCGGCGTGGACGATCCCGCCGCCAAGGCCAAAGAGCTCGGTAAAATCAAACAAAATTACACCTGGGTGGCCGAAGCCACTGAAAAATTCAGCCAGGGCGAATAATTTGAAATCACGCACCGCCCTCATCTCCGTCTACGACAAAACAGGCATTGCCGACTTTGCCAAGACCCTTACCGAACTCGGGTGGCAAATTTACTCATC
This portion of the Candidatus Saccharimonadia bacterium genome encodes:
- a CDS encoding phosphoribosylaminoimidazolesuccinocarboxamide synthase, which gives rise to MADAQVKLAEGKTKVIWDAGDGKVTIESKDDITAGDGAKHDMLEGKAITANQTTSNVFALLKAKGLATHFIERTADRAFKARSAKMIPLELVARRIATGSYLKRRPDVKEGTIFGDLVVEFFEKDDPNHDPLVIFDFVTGRLLRYTASKPLGEGFMNEQPLAETIFKDLDAPQILTLVELTKQAFEVLEAAWAEQEVTLVDLKIEAGRDAETDELFIADVVDNDSWRIWPGGDKSQMKDKQVYRNLAGVDDPAAKAKELGKIKQNYTWVAEATEKFSQGE